The following coding sequences lie in one Phragmites australis chromosome 8, lpPhrAust1.1, whole genome shotgun sequence genomic window:
- the LOC133927464 gene encoding uncharacterized protein LOC133927464 isoform X1, whose protein sequence is MLRLVGSFPRLPLLLLPSPIPSTLSRRRVLLLALLSSGGARSATPSSAMAAPPVPNKVPRELVDHGDLRVDNYYWLRDDSRSDPDVLAHLRAENDYTASVMSDVKQLEDEIYAEIRGRIKEDDIDAPLRKGQYYYYERTLTGKEYVQYCRCLVPTCGPITVHDVMPTGSDAPDEHIILDENVKAEGHDYYSIGAFKVSPNNKLVAYAEDTKGDEIYTVHVMDAGSGESVGQPLKGITSSIEWAGDDHLVYITMDNILRPDKVWLHKLGSDQSSDTCLYLEKDDTFSLGLQASESKQYLFVESGSKNTSFIYCLDTSKQNKDLVVLTPRVYGIDTTASHRGNHFFIKRRSDKIYNSELVACPLDNVAETTVLLPHRESVKIQDFQLFENHIAVYERENGLPKVTVYQLPAIGESIGQLQDGRTIDFIDPTYAVDPEESQFHSSVLRFHYSSMRTPPSVFDYDMDSGVSVLKKIDTVLGGFDASNYVTERKWAVAADGTQIPMSILYRKDLVKLDGSDPMLLYGYGSYEICIDPSFRGSRFSLVDRGFIYVIAHIRGGGEMGRKWYEDGKLLKKKNTFTDFIACAEHLIKNKYCSKEKLCINGRSAGGLLMGAVLNMRPDLFRAAVSGVPFVDVVTTMLDPTIPLTTAEWEEWGDPRKEEYYYYMKSYSPVDNVTAQEYPNILVTAGLNDPRVMYSEPAKYVAKLRELKTDDNLVLLKCELGAGHFSKSGRFEKLQEDAFTYAFILKALGMTPQQTVKPLLMK, encoded by the exons ATGCTCCGGCTCGTCGGCTCGTTCCCCCGCCTCCCTCTTCTGCTTCTCCCTAGCCCCATCCCATCCACGCTCTCGCGCCGCCgtgtcctcctcctcgctcTCCTATCCTCCGGGGGGGCCCGTTCCGCCACCCCCTCCTCCGCGATGGCGGCGCCACCGGTGCCCAACAAGGTGCCGCGCGAGCTCGTGGACCACGGCGACCTCCGCGTAGATAACTACTACTGGCTCCGCGACGACTCCCGCTCCGACCCCGACGTCCTCGCCCACCTCCGCGCCGAGAACGACTACACCGCCTCCGTCATGTCCG ATGTCAAGCAACTCGAGGATGAAATATATGCTGAAATTAGAGGAAGAATTAAGGAAGATGATATAGATGCACCTCTTCGCAAAGGGCAGTACTACTACTACGAAAGGACATTGACTGGCAAGGAGTATGTGCAATATTGTAGGTGTCTAGTACCTACCTGTGGTCCTATTACAGTCCATGACGTGATGCCCACAGGATCTGATGCGCCTGATGAGCACATTATTTTAGATGAGAATGTAAAGGCTGAGGGCCATGACTACTACAGCATCGGGGCTTTCAAG GTCAGTCCCAACAATAAGCTAGTTGCTTACGCAGAAGACACTAAAGGTGATGAAATTTACACTGTTCATGTCATGGATGCGGGGAGTGGAGAATCTGTTGGGCAACCACTTAAAGGAATTACTTCTAGCATTGAGTGGGCTGGTGATGACCACCTTGTTTACATAACAATGGATAACATTCTTAGGCCAGATAAA GTATGGCTACACAAGTTAGGGTCTGATCAATCAAGTGACACTTGTCTTTATCTTGAGAAAGATGACACATTTTCTCTTGGTCTCCAAGCCTCGGAAAGCAAGCAATATTTATTTGTTGAATCTGGAAGCAAAAATACAAGCTTTATATACTGTCTGGACACATCCAAACAGAACAAGGACCTTGTGGTTTTGACACCTCGTGTATATGGCATTGATACAACGGCTAGTCATCGTGGAAATCATTTCTTTATTAAGAGGCGAAGTGACAAAATCTACAACTCAGAACTGGTTGCTTGCCCATTGGATAATGTAGCTGAGACCACTGTACTCCTACCACATAGAGAAAG TGTGAAAATACAGGACTTCCAGCTCTTTGAGAATCATATTGCTGTATATGAGCGCGAGAATGGCCTACCCAAAGTAACTGTATATCAGCTACCAGCTATTGGAGAGTCAATTGGACAACTTCAGGATGGTCGAACAATTGATTTTATTGATCCAACATATGCTGTGGACCCCGAGGAGTCACAGTTCCATTCATCTGTTCTTCGATTTCATTATAGCTCGATGAGGACCCCGCCCTCTGTTTTCGACTATGATATGGATTCAGGAGTGTCTGTGCTGAAGAAGATTGATACT GTTTTAGGTGGATTTGATGCGTCAAATTATGTAACAGAAAGGAAATGGGCTGTTGCTGCTGATGGCACCCAGATCCCCATGTCAATTCTATACAGAAAAGACCTTGTGAAGCTTGATGGCTCAGACCCTATGCTGCTATATGGCTATGGCTCCTATGAG ATATGCATAGATCCGAGTTTCAGGGGATCAAGATTCTCTCTGGTAGATAGGGGTTTTATATATGTGATAGCTCATATTCGTGGTGGTGGTGAAATGGGCCGGAAATGGTATGAGGATGGGAAGCTattgaagaagaaaaacactttCACTGATTTCATTGCTTGTGCCGAGCACTTGATAAAAAACAAATACTGTTCCAAGGAAAAGCTTTGCATCAATGGCAGAAGTGCGGGTGGCCTATTGATGGGTGCTGTCCTAAATATGAGGCCTGACTTGTTCAGGGCAGCTGTTTCTGGGGTCCCTTTTGTTGATGTTGTCACAACTATGCTTGATCCAACTATCCCATTGACAACAGCTGAATGGGAG GAGTGGGGTGATCCAAGAAAAGAAGAATACTACTATTATATGAAATCATATTCTCCTGTTGACAAT GTGACAGCACAAGAGTATCCCAACATTCTTGTCACTGCTGGCTTAAATG ATCCCCGCGTGATGTACTCTGAACCTGCTAAATATGTGGCAAAGCTAAGGGAACTGAAAACGGACGACAACcttgtattgctcaaatgtGAATTGGGTGCCGGACATTTCTCCAAGTCGGGAAG ATTCGAGAAATTACAGGAAGATGCCTTTACCTATGCGTTCATCCTCAAGGCGCTGGGCATGACTCCTCAACAAACTGTGAAGCCGTTGTTGATGAAGTGA
- the LOC133927464 gene encoding uncharacterized protein LOC133927464 isoform X3: MPTGSDAPDEHIILDENVKAEGHDYYSIGAFKVSPNNKLVAYAEDTKGDEIYTVHVMDAGSGESVGQPLKGITSSIEWAGDDHLVYITMDNILRPDKVWLHKLGSDQSSDTCLYLEKDDTFSLGLQASESKQYLFVESGSKNTSFIYCLDTSKQNKDLVVLTPRVYGIDTTASHRGNHFFIKRRSDKIYNSELVACPLDNVAETTVLLPHRESVKIQDFQLFENHIAVYERENGLPKVTVYQLPAIGESIGQLQDGRTIDFIDPTYAVDPEESQFHSSVLRFHYSSMRTPPSVFDYDMDSGVSVLKKIDTVLGGFDASNYVTERKWAVAADGTQIPMSILYRKDLVKLDGSDPMLLYGYGSYEICIDPSFRGSRFSLVDRGFIYVIAHIRGGGEMGRKWYEDGKLLKKKNTFTDFIACAEHLIKNKYCSKEKLCINGRSAGGLLMGAVLNMRPDLFRAAVSGVPFVDVVTTMLDPTIPLTTAEWEEWGDPRKEEYYYYMKSYSPVDNVTAQEYPNILVTAGLNDPRVMYSEPAKYVAKLRELKTDDNLVLLKCELGAGHFSKSGRFEKLQEDAFTYAFILKALGMTPQQTVKPLLMK, translated from the exons ATGCCCACAGGATCTGATGCGCCTGATGAGCACATTATTTTAGATGAGAATGTAAAGGCTGAGGGCCATGACTACTACAGCATCGGGGCTTTCAAG GTCAGTCCCAACAATAAGCTAGTTGCTTACGCAGAAGACACTAAAGGTGATGAAATTTACACTGTTCATGTCATGGATGCGGGGAGTGGAGAATCTGTTGGGCAACCACTTAAAGGAATTACTTCTAGCATTGAGTGGGCTGGTGATGACCACCTTGTTTACATAACAATGGATAACATTCTTAGGCCAGATAAA GTATGGCTACACAAGTTAGGGTCTGATCAATCAAGTGACACTTGTCTTTATCTTGAGAAAGATGACACATTTTCTCTTGGTCTCCAAGCCTCGGAAAGCAAGCAATATTTATTTGTTGAATCTGGAAGCAAAAATACAAGCTTTATATACTGTCTGGACACATCCAAACAGAACAAGGACCTTGTGGTTTTGACACCTCGTGTATATGGCATTGATACAACGGCTAGTCATCGTGGAAATCATTTCTTTATTAAGAGGCGAAGTGACAAAATCTACAACTCAGAACTGGTTGCTTGCCCATTGGATAATGTAGCTGAGACCACTGTACTCCTACCACATAGAGAAAG TGTGAAAATACAGGACTTCCAGCTCTTTGAGAATCATATTGCTGTATATGAGCGCGAGAATGGCCTACCCAAAGTAACTGTATATCAGCTACCAGCTATTGGAGAGTCAATTGGACAACTTCAGGATGGTCGAACAATTGATTTTATTGATCCAACATATGCTGTGGACCCCGAGGAGTCACAGTTCCATTCATCTGTTCTTCGATTTCATTATAGCTCGATGAGGACCCCGCCCTCTGTTTTCGACTATGATATGGATTCAGGAGTGTCTGTGCTGAAGAAGATTGATACT GTTTTAGGTGGATTTGATGCGTCAAATTATGTAACAGAAAGGAAATGGGCTGTTGCTGCTGATGGCACCCAGATCCCCATGTCAATTCTATACAGAAAAGACCTTGTGAAGCTTGATGGCTCAGACCCTATGCTGCTATATGGCTATGGCTCCTATGAG ATATGCATAGATCCGAGTTTCAGGGGATCAAGATTCTCTCTGGTAGATAGGGGTTTTATATATGTGATAGCTCATATTCGTGGTGGTGGTGAAATGGGCCGGAAATGGTATGAGGATGGGAAGCTattgaagaagaaaaacactttCACTGATTTCATTGCTTGTGCCGAGCACTTGATAAAAAACAAATACTGTTCCAAGGAAAAGCTTTGCATCAATGGCAGAAGTGCGGGTGGCCTATTGATGGGTGCTGTCCTAAATATGAGGCCTGACTTGTTCAGGGCAGCTGTTTCTGGGGTCCCTTTTGTTGATGTTGTCACAACTATGCTTGATCCAACTATCCCATTGACAACAGCTGAATGGGAG GAGTGGGGTGATCCAAGAAAAGAAGAATACTACTATTATATGAAATCATATTCTCCTGTTGACAAT GTGACAGCACAAGAGTATCCCAACATTCTTGTCACTGCTGGCTTAAATG ATCCCCGCGTGATGTACTCTGAACCTGCTAAATATGTGGCAAAGCTAAGGGAACTGAAAACGGACGACAACcttgtattgctcaaatgtGAATTGGGTGCCGGACATTTCTCCAAGTCGGGAAG ATTCGAGAAATTACAGGAAGATGCCTTTACCTATGCGTTCATCCTCAAGGCGCTGGGCATGACTCCTCAACAAACTGTGAAGCCGTTGTTGATGAAGTGA
- the LOC133927464 gene encoding uncharacterized protein LOC133927464 isoform X2, translating to MLRLVGSFPRLPLLLLPSPIPSTLSRRRVLLLALLSSGGARSATPSSAMAAPPVPNKVPRELVDHGDLRVDNYYWLRDDSRSDPDVLAHLRAENDYTASVMSDVKQLEDEIYAEIRGRIKEDDIDAPLRKGQYYYYERTLTGKEYVQYCRCLVPTCGPITVHDVMPTGSDAPDEHIILDENVKAEGHDYYSIGAFKVSPNNKLVAYAEDTKGDEIYTVHVMDAGSGESVGQPLKGITSSIEWAGDDHLVYITMDNILRPDKVWLHKLGSDQSSDTCLYLEKDDTFSLGLQASESKQYLFVESGSKNTSFIYCLDTSKQNKDLVVLTPRVYGIDTTASHRGNHFFIKRRSDKIYNSELVACPLDNVAETTVLLPHRESVKIQDFQLFENHIAVYERENGLPKVTVYQLPAIGESIGQLQDGRTIDFIDPTYAVDPEESQFHSSVLRFHYSSMRTPPSVFDYDMDSGVSVLKKIDTVLGGFDASNYVTERKWAVAADGTQIPMSILYRKDLVKLDGSDPMLLYGYGSYEICIDPSFRGSRFSLVDRGFIYVIAHIRGGGEMGRKWYEDGKLLKKKNTFTDFIACAEHLIKNKYCSKEKLCINGRSAGGLLMGAVLNMRPDLFRAAVSGVPFVDVVTTMLDPTIPLTTAEWEVTAQEYPNILVTAGLNDPRVMYSEPAKYVAKLRELKTDDNLVLLKCELGAGHFSKSGRFEKLQEDAFTYAFILKALGMTPQQTVKPLLMK from the exons ATGCTCCGGCTCGTCGGCTCGTTCCCCCGCCTCCCTCTTCTGCTTCTCCCTAGCCCCATCCCATCCACGCTCTCGCGCCGCCgtgtcctcctcctcgctcTCCTATCCTCCGGGGGGGCCCGTTCCGCCACCCCCTCCTCCGCGATGGCGGCGCCACCGGTGCCCAACAAGGTGCCGCGCGAGCTCGTGGACCACGGCGACCTCCGCGTAGATAACTACTACTGGCTCCGCGACGACTCCCGCTCCGACCCCGACGTCCTCGCCCACCTCCGCGCCGAGAACGACTACACCGCCTCCGTCATGTCCG ATGTCAAGCAACTCGAGGATGAAATATATGCTGAAATTAGAGGAAGAATTAAGGAAGATGATATAGATGCACCTCTTCGCAAAGGGCAGTACTACTACTACGAAAGGACATTGACTGGCAAGGAGTATGTGCAATATTGTAGGTGTCTAGTACCTACCTGTGGTCCTATTACAGTCCATGACGTGATGCCCACAGGATCTGATGCGCCTGATGAGCACATTATTTTAGATGAGAATGTAAAGGCTGAGGGCCATGACTACTACAGCATCGGGGCTTTCAAG GTCAGTCCCAACAATAAGCTAGTTGCTTACGCAGAAGACACTAAAGGTGATGAAATTTACACTGTTCATGTCATGGATGCGGGGAGTGGAGAATCTGTTGGGCAACCACTTAAAGGAATTACTTCTAGCATTGAGTGGGCTGGTGATGACCACCTTGTTTACATAACAATGGATAACATTCTTAGGCCAGATAAA GTATGGCTACACAAGTTAGGGTCTGATCAATCAAGTGACACTTGTCTTTATCTTGAGAAAGATGACACATTTTCTCTTGGTCTCCAAGCCTCGGAAAGCAAGCAATATTTATTTGTTGAATCTGGAAGCAAAAATACAAGCTTTATATACTGTCTGGACACATCCAAACAGAACAAGGACCTTGTGGTTTTGACACCTCGTGTATATGGCATTGATACAACGGCTAGTCATCGTGGAAATCATTTCTTTATTAAGAGGCGAAGTGACAAAATCTACAACTCAGAACTGGTTGCTTGCCCATTGGATAATGTAGCTGAGACCACTGTACTCCTACCACATAGAGAAAG TGTGAAAATACAGGACTTCCAGCTCTTTGAGAATCATATTGCTGTATATGAGCGCGAGAATGGCCTACCCAAAGTAACTGTATATCAGCTACCAGCTATTGGAGAGTCAATTGGACAACTTCAGGATGGTCGAACAATTGATTTTATTGATCCAACATATGCTGTGGACCCCGAGGAGTCACAGTTCCATTCATCTGTTCTTCGATTTCATTATAGCTCGATGAGGACCCCGCCCTCTGTTTTCGACTATGATATGGATTCAGGAGTGTCTGTGCTGAAGAAGATTGATACT GTTTTAGGTGGATTTGATGCGTCAAATTATGTAACAGAAAGGAAATGGGCTGTTGCTGCTGATGGCACCCAGATCCCCATGTCAATTCTATACAGAAAAGACCTTGTGAAGCTTGATGGCTCAGACCCTATGCTGCTATATGGCTATGGCTCCTATGAG ATATGCATAGATCCGAGTTTCAGGGGATCAAGATTCTCTCTGGTAGATAGGGGTTTTATATATGTGATAGCTCATATTCGTGGTGGTGGTGAAATGGGCCGGAAATGGTATGAGGATGGGAAGCTattgaagaagaaaaacactttCACTGATTTCATTGCTTGTGCCGAGCACTTGATAAAAAACAAATACTGTTCCAAGGAAAAGCTTTGCATCAATGGCAGAAGTGCGGGTGGCCTATTGATGGGTGCTGTCCTAAATATGAGGCCTGACTTGTTCAGGGCAGCTGTTTCTGGGGTCCCTTTTGTTGATGTTGTCACAACTATGCTTGATCCAACTATCCCATTGACAACAGCTGAATGGGAG GTGACAGCACAAGAGTATCCCAACATTCTTGTCACTGCTGGCTTAAATG ATCCCCGCGTGATGTACTCTGAACCTGCTAAATATGTGGCAAAGCTAAGGGAACTGAAAACGGACGACAACcttgtattgctcaaatgtGAATTGGGTGCCGGACATTTCTCCAAGTCGGGAAG ATTCGAGAAATTACAGGAAGATGCCTTTACCTATGCGTTCATCCTCAAGGCGCTGGGCATGACTCCTCAACAAACTGTGAAGCCGTTGTTGATGAAGTGA